One genomic window of Streptomonospora nanhaiensis includes the following:
- a CDS encoding succinate dehydrogenase cytochrome b subunit, whose product MANSTLTKQRSEALGSTVALKSAMAVTGVIMALFLVVHMYGNLNVFAGQEAFDNYSHHLRVFGEPMLPHGGFLWIVRVVLLASVLIHIYAAVALWRRAGTARPVRYQVTKRVQRSYSSYTMRYGGVLIALFVVFHILHLTTNHIAPGGASDSPYERFVNGFQPEFWYVTLFYVLTVIAVGFHLRHGIWSALTTLGANRQSRQRSLNIIATAIAFVLTVGFLLGPLSVTLGLVE is encoded by the coding sequence GTGGCGAACAGTACCCTGACCAAGCAGCGATCGGAGGCGCTCGGTTCCACGGTGGCCCTCAAGTCCGCGATGGCGGTCACCGGCGTGATCATGGCGCTCTTCCTGGTCGTGCACATGTACGGCAATCTCAACGTGTTCGCGGGCCAGGAGGCCTTCGACAACTACTCCCACCACCTGCGCGTGTTCGGCGAGCCCATGCTGCCCCACGGCGGCTTCCTGTGGATCGTGCGCGTGGTGCTGCTGGCGAGCGTCCTCATCCACATCTACGCCGCGGTGGCCCTGTGGCGGCGAGCGGGCACGGCCCGCCCGGTCCGCTACCAGGTCACCAAGCGGGTCCAGCGCAGCTACTCCTCCTACACCATGCGGTACGGCGGTGTGCTCATCGCGCTGTTCGTGGTCTTCCACATCCTCCACCTGACGACCAACCACATCGCGCCGGGCGGGGCCTCCGACAGCCCCTACGAGCGGTTCGTGAACGGCTTCCAGCCGGAGTTCTGGTACGTCACCCTCTTCTACGTCCTCACCGTGATCGCCGTCGGGTTCCACCTGCGCCACGGCATCTGGAGCGCGCTGACCACCCTCGGCGCCAACCGGCAGAGCCGGCAGCGCTCCCTCAACATCATCGCGACCGCGATCGCGTTCGTGCTGACGGTCGGCTTCCTGCTGGGGCCGCTGTCCGTGACCCTGGGGCTGGTGGAATAA
- a CDS encoding LysR family transcriptional regulator: MQFQQLAYFLAVAETRHFTRAAELSRVAQPSLSKQIRNLEEELGASLFSRARGNITLTPAGEALLPLAQRIVTDMETARREVQELAGMRRGRLRLGATPSLCAGLIAEALAGYHDRFPGIELQVEESGSRDLIRALGHGELDLALIILPLQSSDPAFVTTPILRENLVVVHAAGDAPPTDRATMRITDLRDRPLVMFRHGYDVREATLYACRSAGFEPRLAVEGGEMDAVLRFVEAGLGIAVVPSMVLKNRPGLRGIPLSQPRLLRTIALAHRKDVDPSHTAKAFRRHLMAYLTQLTREEVGEDLEVIAALRP; the protein is encoded by the coding sequence GTGCAGTTCCAGCAGCTGGCCTACTTCCTCGCGGTGGCCGAGACACGCCATTTCACCCGCGCAGCCGAGCTTTCCCGCGTCGCGCAGCCCAGCCTCAGCAAGCAGATCCGCAACCTCGAAGAGGAGCTGGGCGCCTCCCTCTTCAGCCGGGCCCGGGGAAATATCACACTCACCCCGGCCGGCGAGGCGCTGCTCCCGCTGGCCCAGCGCATCGTCACCGACATGGAGACCGCCCGGCGCGAGGTGCAGGAGCTGGCGGGCATGCGCCGCGGGCGGCTGCGGCTGGGGGCCACCCCCTCACTGTGCGCGGGCCTGATCGCCGAGGCGCTGGCCGGCTACCACGACCGGTTCCCCGGGATCGAACTCCAGGTCGAGGAGAGCGGGTCGCGCGACCTCATCCGCGCGCTCGGCCACGGCGAGCTCGACCTCGCGCTGATCATCCTGCCGCTGCAGAGCAGCGACCCCGCGTTCGTGACCACCCCGATCCTGCGCGAGAACCTGGTGGTGGTGCACGCCGCCGGCGACGCCCCGCCCACCGACCGCGCCACCATGCGCATCACCGACCTGCGCGACCGCCCGCTGGTGATGTTCCGGCACGGCTACGACGTGCGCGAGGCCACCCTGTACGCCTGCCGCTCGGCCGGGTTCGAGCCGCGCCTGGCGGTGGAGGGCGGCGAGATGGACGCCGTGCTGCGGTTCGTGGAGGCCGGCCTGGGGATCGCCGTGGTGCCCAGCATGGTGCTGAAGAACCGCCCGGGGCTGCGCGGGATCCCGCTCAGCCAGCCGCGCCTGCTGCGCACGATCGCCCTGGCCCACCGCAAGGACGTCGACCCCTCGCACACGGCCAAGGCGTTCCGCCGCCACCTCATGGCCTACCTGACCCAGCTCACCCGCGAAGAGGTGGGCGAGGACCTGGAGGTCATCGCGGCCCTTCGGCCCTAG